ACATTGTGCAGTAAAAGAAGCTTTAGAAAATGGAGAAATTTCACAATCTCGATATAATAACTATATAAAAATTTATAACGAAGTTGAAGAATATAATAAAAGATTAAGGAGGAAAAAATGGAAATGAAAATTTACCCTTCAATATTAGCTGCAGATTTTTCTAAATTAGGCGATGATATAAGAAATGTAGAAAATAACATAGATGGTATTCACCTTGATGTTATGGATGGAGTTTTTGTACCGAATATTTCATTTGGTACTCCAATAATCGAATCTGTTAGAAAAATAACAGATAAATATTTGGATGCTCATTTAATGATTGTTGAACCTGATAGATATTTAGAAAATTTTGCTAAAATGGGTGTGAATGGTATAACTGTTCACTATGAAGCAGTTACACATTTAAATAGAGTAGTAAATAAAATTAAAGAATTAGGTTGTAATGCTGGAGTTTCTTTAAATCCTCATACGCCAATTTTCTTATTAGAAGAGATATTACCTTTCTTAGATAGAATATTAATTATGAGTGTTAACCCTGGCTTTACTGGTCAAAAATTCATTCCTGAAACTTTAAATAAAATAAAAAAATTAAAGAAGATAATCGATGAAAAAAATTTAAATGTTGTAATTGAGGTTGACGGTGGAGTCGGTATTAAAAATATTAAAGAATTATATGAAGCAGGGGCTAGAGAATTTGTTGTTGGAGCAGGGATTTTTCATCAAGAAAATCCATCTGAAGCTGCAAAAAAATTAAGAGAGGTTGTAAAATGATTATTTATCTTGCTACTAATAATAAGCATAAATTAGAGGAAGTTAATGAAATAAAACCGAATGGATTTCAAATAAAAGGTATCTTTGAAATCCTAAAAAACTTTGAGGTTAATGAAGATGGAAAAACCTTTATAGAAAACTCCATCAAAAAAGCTATTGAAACCGCAAGGGTTTTAAGATCTCCTGTTATTGCAGATGATTCTGGATTAGAAATAGATATTTTAAATGGATTCCCCGGAGTTTATTCTGCAAGGTTTATGGAAAATAAACCTTATACTGAAAAAATGAAATTTATTTTAAAAAAATTAGAAAACGTACCTTTTGAAAAAAGAACAGCAAGATTTGTTTGTGCTGCCACATATTATAATCCAAAAAATAATCTTTTATTTTCTGTAGAAGGTGAAGTAAAAGGATATATTTCATATTCTATTTTAGGGAAAAAAGGGTTTGGATATGATCCTATTTTTATTCCAGAAGGTGAAACATTAACTTTTGGACAATTAGGTCAAGATGTTAAGAATAAAATTAGCCATAGAAAGCGTGCTTTCAACAAACTTTTCTCATTATTGCTCAATATTCCTAAATTAGAAATAATTTCTTAAAGAATTTTACCTATTGTTTTCTTGACTTTTTATATATTTTCTGGTATTATATACTCGGTTATGAAAGAGATGCCCCCATCGTCTAGCGGCCTAGGACATTGGCCTTTCACGCCAAAGGCACGGGTTCAAATCCCGTTGGGGGCGCCAGGAAAATCTGAGTGGGTGCTTAGCTCAGCTGGGAGAGCGTCTGCCTTACAAGCAGAAGGTCGTAGGTTCGATCCCTGCAGCACCCACCATTTTATTAAATGGCCAGGTAGCTCAGTTGGTAGAGCACTGGACTGAAAATCCAGGTGTCGACAGTTCGATTCTGTCCCTGGCCACCACGAAAAACTCCCTAATTTTTAGGGAGTTTTTTTGTTTACTTCTAATATTTAATTTTCTTTTATTATAAATAAAAAAATCTCCTGCTTAAGCAGGAGATAATTTATTCAACCAAATATATTTTTGCTTCACCTGGATTTAAATTAATATTTAACCAAGCTCCTTCATCCCATTTAAAATCACATCTTCTATAATTTTCAAGTAATAAACTTATCTTATGATTTCCTCTCCAAGTATGGTATCCTAAATCAAATCCAAAATTTACAGCTTTATCAAAATTTAAGTTAACTGGTATTAATAATCCTTTTGTTCCATCCCAATAGAATATAGAAAATACTTTTTCCATATGTTCTGTATATCTGTAATTATTAATTTTAGTTATTAAATCTACATGATCCTTTTTTATTTTCCCTAAAGCTTTTAGAAGATTTACCATATGTTTATCTACGTCCCAATGTAATGCATAATAATCAAAAAATGCTAATTTGCCATAGAATTGATCTGTTGGTTTTAAATATTTATATCTTTCTTCTTCTGGTTTTTCAAAGTCAAGACCTAAATTCATTGGTTGTTTTTCAAAAATTTCACTTCCAGAATTAATTACTGTTATTCCGTTTGGCATAAATGTATTTACTACAGCAGCTAATTTAGTAAATAATTCTTCACCATCTCTTGTGACAGCTCTAGGAGAATCAGGTGTTTCTGCAGTAGCAAATGATGGAACTTCTAATTTTGGCATTATATCTCTTACAGTTTTAATAAACCAGCTTTCTTTGTGTCTAGGTTCACTCCACCATGTATTTCCAAGTATAGCATCATATCCACTTAATTTTGCTTTTAAATGATTATCCATAGCTAATTCTTCAGCTATTATACCAAAAGATGGATCATAATTTTTGGCACTTGATATAATTCTATGTTCTAACTCTTTTGGTAAAGCGTGTCCCATATCTAGTCTAGCTCCATCTATTCCATAATTCTTTTGGAAATATGGCATTATATTTGATATCATATCCCATAATTCTTCATTTCTTTCTTTTCCAGGGAATTTACTTGATTTTACAACATCAAATAAAACATATGGTGGTTGTTCTGATGGATTTTCTAAATATTTTTCAGATTCTAATGGATGAGACATAAACAATCTTAAGAAAGTAACATCATCCCATGTTGGTTGAGGATCGTTTATCCAATCGGAAAATCCGGGCACAGTTATTATTTTAAATTCTTTTACTATTTCTTCTAAAAAATCTGGATTGTCTTTATTCTCTTTTACAAAATTTTCCCATTTTTGAGGGTCTGTAATATTAGGTGCCCATCTAAATTTTTTCAAATGTTTCTTTACTTCTGGGTGAGAATATAATATAGGCAAATTATCTGATGATGGTTGTTCAAAATCCAATGATTCTATCATTGGAGGTTTATATGATGATAATTCTTTTATATCAATCCAATAGAACCAATCTGGATGTTCTAAAATTAAATTATTATCCCTTGCTGCTGTCCTTGGAATAAAATCAAGAATTACTCTTATACCCAACATATGGGCTGCTTCTACAAATGCAGAAAATTCTTGATCTGAATTAAAACCTTCCAACAATGGATCATGATAATCATCTTCAACATGATGGAAGCTTTTTACAGCATATGGGGATCCAACTTCCCCTTTTTTAAATTTATTACTTGACTTTGTAATAGGTAATAAATAAATAGCATCAATATTAAATTGCTTTAAATAAGGTAATAATGCAATCATTTTTAAGAATGTTCCGCTTTCTCTATAACCTAAATCATCATCCGGCTTAAAGTAAACCGCATTTGCATCATGCTTATATGCAGCCGTCATTCTTACATGAGCACTGTATATTATAGATTTTTTTAACCAATCTGTTGTTTTTTCATTTGTTGTAAAAGATAATGGTTTAGAATAATCTTTATCGTCATTTTTCATAATACTTTCAATAATCTTAGTAAAATATTCATACGGATTTACAACAAAAGTTCTACCTTTTAAAACCACATTTCCTTCATAATCATTTGGCATCCATCTTTTTGGTATTGCATAATTTGTTTTACCTTTATCAATATTACTCTTTAAATAATCATATACATTTCTTAAATTTCTCATCTCATTCCCTCCCAAGGATAAATATAAAATGGCGGAGGTGGTGGGATTCGAACCCACACGAGGATATAATCCTCACCGGTTTTCGAGACCGGCTCCTTAGCCAATTCGGAACACACCTCCATAATTTAATATTATCAAATAGAGATTATTTATATTTGAAGTTTAAATTAAAATAAAACAGATATATTCCATAAAACAGATTTAATCGTTTCCAATAATAGATAAATGACTTTTTTTAAGTTTGAAAAATTTTTCATGTATATTATAATATATCTTGTTTAATAATTCAAGACTTAATAATTCAATAAGATATGGAGGATAAATATGGACGAAAAAGAAATTATACAAAAAAACAACCTTAAAGAACCCATATTCTTTATCGTTATTTCTTCAATAGTATTTTTACCTGTTATGTATCATATGGGATTTAGTAATTTTTTCAAAACATTAATGTCAACAGCTCACGATTTATTGCTTAACACTGTATTTTTTATAATGGCTGTAGCAGTATTAACTAGTGCTTTTGGTAATATTTTATCAGAATTTGGAGTTGTATATTTATTGAATAAAATATTATCAAAATTAATGAGACCTTTATATAATCTTCCAGGGGCAGCAGCTATTGGTATATTAACTACTTATTTATCAGATAATCCTGCTATTTTATCTTTAGCACAAGATAAACAATTCACAAAATTTTTTGAAAAATGGCAAATTCCGTTATTATGTAATTTAGGTACATCATTTGGAATGGGTTTAATAGTATCAACATTTATGATCGCTCAATCTTCCGCTATTGGAGAAAACTTATTTTTTCCAGTATTATTAGGTAATTTTGGAGCAGTTATTGGAAGTATAATAAGCGTTAGATTATTTTCTAGATACACAAAGAAATATTATATTAATGCTGTTCATATTGAACATTCTGAAGATGTAAAATCATGGAGCGCTACTAAAGGAAGTTCGATTTCCAGATTAATTGATGGCTTATTAGAAGGGGGTAAAACTGGAGTTGATTTAGGACTTTCAATCATTCCAGGAGTTTTAATAATAAGTACTATAGTAATGATGTTTACAAATGGACCAAAGGACCCTTCTATTGGATATCAAGGTCTTCCATACGAAGGAGTTCCTATACTACAATGGATAGGGGATAAATTAAATTTCATATTAAATTTTCTTTTTGGATTTAAATCACCTAAATTAATAGCTTTCCCATTAACATCATTGGGTTCAACAGGAGCGGCCCTAGCGTTAATACCTAAATTCATTGAGACGAATTCTATTTCACCTAATGATATAGCTGTACTTACCGCAATCGGAATGACATGGAGCGGTTACTTATCTACTCATATAGCAATGATGGATTCTTTAAAAGCTAGAAAATTAGCTAGTAAAGCTATTTTCTCTCATACAGTAGCTGGGTTATTAGCTGGATTTATTACTCATTTATTATATGTTCTTTTTTTCTGAATGCTTGCTTTCTATAGCTCTCATTATAACAAATGCAATCAATGCAAATATGAAAAATACTAGAAGCATTATTGCTATACCTTGTAGCGCTTCTATAATGCTTCTTAATATTTCTAAAACCCATCTCTCTGAATTCAGAGAGATGGCGTTACTCATTACTTCTCCATTCTCTCCCATATATTGATAACCAAAAAAATACTTTTCTAAATCCCAAATCCTAACACCTGATGAAATTCCAATAATATAAATTGCAAAAATCATATATTTTTTCCAAGCATAACTAATAGAATCATTAATAATTTTCTCTAGAATTTTTTCTATTGGTTTATCAAAAATTCTTGCAACTACCCAAGAAACTATAATTGATACAATAAAAACTGAAAACAATAATAAAAATGACATAGTATCACCCCCATTTAATTATACTACTCTTTTATGTAAATTATTCATTGAGAATGAATTAAATTTCTCTTCCTATAGCTGTAATTAAATTGTAACTTTAAATTTTCCACCTTCTCACATTTTGTTCAATAGATTTCATGAAAAATAACAAATTTTATAGTATACTAGATGTGTATTTTTATGTTAATTCATTAAAATAAGATTAGAAGTGGATGTAAGTACAGATTATAGTAAAATAAGTTAGCTATAATCTGTTGAATCTTTTTTATATAATCCTCACCGGAGGTGTGTCAATGTTTGAGAATTTACAAAAAAAATTGTCTTCTGCTTTTAAAACATTAAAAGGACAAGGTAAATTATCTGAAAAAAATATAAAAGATGCTGTTAAAGCAGTTAAAATGTCATTATTAGAAGCAGATGTAAATTATAAGGTTGTTAAAGAATTTGTAGAAAAAGTTAAGGAAAAGGCTTTAGGAAAAGAAGTTTTAGAAAGTTTGACTCCTGATCAAGAGTTTATAAGAATTGTAAAAAACGAATTAATTGAATTGATGGGTGGAAATGAGAAACCAAAACTTAATATTTCTAAAAGACCTGGATATATTATGTTAGTAGGTCTTCAAGGTAGTGGTAAAACTACTCACGCAGCAAAATTAGCAAACTATTTTAAAAAACAAGGCAAATCCCCTTTACTTGTTGCTGCTGATACATATAGACCTGCAGCTATAGATCAACTTGTGCAACTAGGTGAACAAATAGGTGTCCCTGTTTTTACTGGCGATAAGAAAAATGCAGTTAAAATTGTAAAAGAAGCTATGGAATATGCTGAAAAACTACTACATGATATTGTAATATTAGATACTGCTGGAAGATTGCACATCGATGAACAAATGATGGCAGAATTAGAAGAAATCAAAAAAATTGCACAACCAGAAGAAGTATTGATGGTTGTAGATGCTATGATAGGTCAAGATGCTGTTAATTCTGCACAAGAATTTAATAATAGACTTGAATTAGATGGGTTTATTGTTACTAAGTTAGATGGTGACGCACGTGGTGGGGTTATTATTTCTATTAGACAAATAACTCAAAAACCAATAAAATTTGTTGGTGTTGGCGAAAAAGTTGATGATTTAGAATTATTTTATCCAGAAAGATATGCAAGTAGAATATTAGGAATGGGTGACGTATTATCCTTAATTGAAAAAGTTGAAAGTGAAATTGATAAAGATAAAGCTGAAGAAGCTGCAAATAAATTCCTTGAAGGTAAATTTGATTTTAATGACTTTTTAGATCAAATAAAACAACTAAGAAAATTAGGTCCATTATCTAAAATATTAGAAATGATACCTGGAGTTCCTAAAGAAGGTATTGATTTAAACAAAAGTGAAGCAGAATTGAAAAAAATTGAAGCTATAATTAATTCTATGACCAAAGAGGAAAGAAAAAAGCCTAGAATATTAAATTATTCAAGAAAGCAAAGAATTGCAAAAGGTAGTGGAACAACTCTTCAAGATATTAATAAATTGATTAAGTCATACGAACAAATGAAGAAAATGATGAAACAAGTTAAAAAAATGAAAAATAAAAAATCTTTGTTTGGAAAAATGCCGTTTGGAATGTGATGATAATCTAGAATTTAAATAAAACTAAAATTCTCAGGAGGTGTATTATTAGCATGGTAAAAATAAGATTAAACAGAATGGGAAGAAGACACAGACCTTTTTACAGGATTGTAGTTGTAGATTCAAGAGAAAAAAGAAGTGGTAAATACATAGAATCATTAGGTTTCTATGATCCACTAAAAGAAAATGATACATTCAATGTAGATGTTGAAAAAGCTGTAGAATGGATTTTAAAAGGAGCTCAACCAACAGATACCGCTAGAAACATTTTATCAAAAGCAGGAGTTATGAAAAAAGTTCACGAAATAAAATTCGAAAAGAAAGACTAATGCCAGGGGGCATATGATGAAAGAATTATTAGAAAGTATTATAAAAGGAATTGTAAAGAATCCTGATAAAGTAAAAATTTCAGAAGAAAAAAATGAAGACGAAATTATTTTCGAAATTCATGTAGATCCAGAAGATGTTGGACAAATAATTGGTAAAGATGGTAGAACAATAAAATCAATAAATACATTATTAACCGCAGCTAAAAAGAATGAAAATACAAAATTTCTTTTAAAGGTAATTAGGTGATAATATGAAGAGGTTAGAAGACCTCTTAAAAGATAAGGTAGCGATTGGAAAAATTTCAAATACACATGGTTTAGGCGGGGAATTGAAATTATTCCCATATACTAATGAAAAGAAAATTTTTAATAATTTAACTGATGTTTTATTGTATAACCCAAAAACAAAAAGATTTTTATATGCAAAACTAGACTCTATTAGAAAAGCTGATAAAATATATATCATTAGTATTTCCGGTGTTGAAAATATATCTTCAGCCCAACGCTACAAAGATTTTATTGTTTATATACCAAAAGAAAAATTACCTATATTAGATAATTCTGAATTCTATTATTTCGAATTACTCGAAAAAGAAGTTCTATATGAAGACGGAGAATCTGTTGGAAAAATAGTTGATATTTTAGAAACTGGTGCAAACGAAGTTTTAATTATAGAAAAACAGATTGATAGATTCAACAAAGAAGAAATACTTTATCCATTAATAAAAGAAAATTTAATCAAATTTACTAAAGAAGATGATAACATAGTAGTAAAAAGATTGGAATGGTATGAAGATGACACAGAAGATAGAGATTGACGTCGTTACTATATTCCCAAGAATGTTTGAAGCTATTACAAAATACGGTGTTTTATCAAGAGCCGTACAAAATAATATAGTATCATTTACCGCTCATGATTTAAGAGATTACACTAAGGATAAGCATAAAGTTACAGACTTATATGCATATGGCGGCGGCCCTGGTATGGTAATGAAACCAGAACCATTCTTTGAATTTTATGATAATTATGTTCAAACAAAAAATAAAAAACCATATGTAATATTAACTTCTCCTCAAGGAAAACGCTTTGACTCTACAGATGCAGAAAGACTATCTAAACAAGAAAATCTAGTATTTTTTTGTGGAAGATATGAAGGCATTGACGAAAGAGTTATGACATTAGTTGATGAAGAATTTTCAATAGGAGATTTTGTAGTAACTGGTGGAGAATTACCTTCAATGTTAATGATAGATGCTATTTGTAGATTTGTTCCTGGCGTAGTTGGAGATATTGAAAGTGTGAAAAATGATTCTTTTTACAATTCACTATTAGATCATCCACATTATACCAAACCAAGAGAATTTAGAGGATTAAAAGTTCCTGAAGTTCTTTTGAGTGGAAATCACGAAAAAATTAATGAATATAGAAAAAGAGAAAGTATTATTAGAACAATATTAAAACGTCCAGATTTATTCATAAAACACGACTTAGATGAATTTGAAAAGAAAGTCATTGTTAATATTATCAGGGAGCTGATATCAAGTGAGAAATAATGTATATATAGCTTTAATTCATTATCCTATTTTAGGTAGGGAAGGTCAAATAATATCTACAGCTATCACTAATCTAGATATTCATGATATTTCGAGATCAGCTAGAACTTATAATATAAAAAACTATTATATTGTATCCAATCTCCCTGCTCAACAACAAATAGTGAAAAATGTTTTAAAATATTGGACTGAAGGTTTTGGTAAAGAATACAATCCTAATAGACATGATGCATTATCTATTGCCAGATTAAAACCATATTTAGAAGATGTTATAGAAGAAATTGAAAAAATTGAAGGTAAAAAACCTAAACTTATATTTACATCTGCAAAAAGAAGAGAATCAACTTTAACTTTTAAAGAAATGAGTGAAATAATTGTAAAAAATGATGACCCACATTTAATCTTATATGGTACTGGTTGGGGTATGCCAGAAGAAATAAGATTAATTTGTGACTATGATTTAGAACCTATCAGAGGAAATGCTGAGTTTAATCACTTATCAGTTAGAGCGGCAGTTGCTATTTCTTTAGATAGGTTATTTGGTGAAAATTAATAATAATAAAATATTCTCAAGGAGGGTTTAACATGGATCAATATATCAGAGCCATTGAAAAAGAATATATGAGAGAAGATATTCCAGAATTCAGACCTGGTGACACAGTAAGAGTTTATGTAAAAGTTGTTGAAGGTGGAAGAGAAAGAGTTCAAGCTTACGAAGGAATAGTTATAAAAATCAGAGGTGGCGGTTTAGGAAAAACTTTCACAGTTAGAAGAATTGGAGCAAATGGTGTTGGAGTTGAAAGAATTTTCCCAATTCACTCACCAGCAATTGAAAAAATCGAAGTTGTAAGAAAAGGTAAAGTAAGAAGAGCAAAATTATATTACTTAAGAAATGTAAAAGGTAAAATTAAGATTAAGGAGAGAAGGGACTGATCCTTTTTGTCTAATAATATCAAAAATAAAATTAAAAAAGAGACATACGAATGGATCAATGCCCTCGTATATGCTGTTATTTTTGGTACTATCATAAGATTATTTGTTTTTGAAACAATGATGGTTCCAACACCGTCTATGGTTCCTACCATACAGGTGTTGGACCGTTTATTCATTGAAAAAGTAACTTATGATTATACCAAACCACAATTAGGGGATATTATAGTTTTTTGGACTCCTTTTGTAGACACTAACGCTCAAAAACAATTAGGTGCTTTTGATAAGTTTATGGATATGTTTGCTCCTAAAAAATTTGATGGGCATGTTAAATATGTTAAAAGATTAGTAGGAACTCCTGGAGATACTATTGAATTAATTCCAGATGAAAAAATTTGGGATAGAATTAAAAAGGAACCAGATTTTGAAATACCTTATTGGTTAAATAAAATCATAGATTATTATGGCGATGTTGATAAGATACCTCAAAATGTTAAAAATTCTGTTGGACAATTATATATAAACGGAAAAATCCCAGAAGGATTTGAAAACAGATATTATTATATTGACGGTATTTTTGCTTCTAAAGATTATTATAAATTTATGGCATATCCAGAAAAGTACAGCAGTGATATATATAGAACATATAATGAATTAAGAAAACCTATGTTTGACCTTGGGGCATTTAGATACTACAATAAAAGTTTAGAATACACAAATTATTATGAAACATATTTAGCTAATTTAGATTTAGACAACGTTTTTATCGAAGAAAATAATAGAGTAAAGATCGTTTTACCAGAAGGCTTTTATTTCTTTATGGGAGATAATACTACAGAAAGTTTTGACAGTAGATATTTTGGTATAGTCCCAGAAGAAAATATTATAGGAAGACCTTTTTTAAGAATTTGGCCATATAATAGATTTGGCTCCGTAAAATAACCAAAAACCGCCCAAAAATATTGGGCGGTTTAATATTGGCGGAGACGGTGGGACTCGAACCCACACGGGGCGTCAACCCCATCGGTTTTCAAGACCGACGCCTTAGCCAATTAGGCTACGTCTCCGAGGATTATTATACCACATTAGGAGGTACTTGTCAATGAATTTTTTATTGAGACTTCTTGAAAAATATGAAATTTTTTTGAACGAAAATTCATATAACAAGCTGAATAAGTTTATTGATTTAATAATAAATTACCCTGTTAACCTAACTGCAATAAAAGATGTAGAAGAAGCTACTAAATCTTTAATTATTGACAGTATATTCCCTTTTATCAAATATACAACATTAAATTCAAATTCAAAATTCATTGATATTGGTACCGGTGGCGGAATACCTGGTATCCCTTTGTCAATAGTTTTTCCAGAAATTAATTTCACATTACTCGATAGCATTGAGAAAAAAATCAAAGCAGTTTCATATTTCAAAAATGAATTAAATTTAATAAACGTAAATACTTTTTGTAGTCGTGTGGAAACATTCTCAAAAGAAAATGCAAGTTCTTTTGATTATGCAACTGCAAAAGCAGTTTCAAGAAGTGATATATTATTAGAATACGCTGCTCCTTTATTAAAAGTTAATGGAACTTTATTCTTATACAAAGGACCTACATATAGTGAAGAAAAAAAATATTTGAGAGTTGCTGCTAAAAAAATACATTTTGATATTATAGACGAGTATAATTATACATTATTTGAAAAAGAAAGATATTTTATTGTTCTAAAAAAAGTTAAAGAAACTCCTTCTTCTTTTCCAAGAAAAATTGGAATGGCTATAAAAAAACCACTAGGAGGTATGTAATGATACGTCTTATTATTGATACATATCATATGGGTTCATGGAACATGGCTTGTGATTTAGCTATATCTAAACATGTTGGTAAAAAATTACAACCTACAACTATCAGATTATATGGATGGTCTTTACCCACATTATCATTAGGTAGATTTCAAAAATTGGAAGATATAGATATTAATTACTTAAAAAATAATAATATTGATATAGTAAGAAGACCTACAGGGGGAAGAGCTGTTTTGCATCATAAGGAGATAACTTATCTTTTTTCTGCACAAACAAATCATCCATTATTACCAAATAATGTTATAGGTAGTTATAAAGTAATAGCAGAGGCTTTAATAAAAAGTTTGGAAAAAATAAACATTAAATGCGATGTGGAGAAAAATAAAAATAAACATTTAAATACTCCCGCATGTTATGACTCACCTTCTATATATGAAATAACAATTGATAAGAAAAAATTTATTGGTAGTGCTCAATATAGAAATGACCAATATGTATTACAACATGGAGCAATACCTATACAATTCCCATTAGAAAACTATGCGAATTCATTCAAAATGGAAAAAGAGAAAAAAGAAAGATTATATAATCATTTAAAAAATAAAGTTATTGATATAAAATCTGTATTAAACAAAGAAATAAGTATAGAAGAAATGTCTGAAGCTTTTATTTCTGGATTCTCTGAAGTGTTTAACGAAGATGTTTTTATTGGTGAATTGTCTGATTCAGAATATGAATTAACAAAAAAACTTATTGATAGATTCGAAATAGATTTAGATTCAATTACATAAAATTTATTATTTAATCAAAAATGCGTTTTTTGTTAAACAAACTTGTCTGTATTAGTAACAAAATTAGTTTATCATATTCCCATCTTTGATAATGGGAGGGAGACTATGGAAGTTACAAACTTAATTAGAGAAGCTGCAAAAAAGTTAGAGACTCCATTTTTGGTACTTGATGTTGAACAAGTTAAGAAAAATTATAAAAGATTAAAAGAATCTATGGAAAATGTAGAAATTTTTTATGCAGTTAAAGCAAACTCTCATATTGAAATTTTGAAAGCCTTAAGAGATATGGGGTCTTCATTTGATGTAGCTTCCGTTGGCGAAATAAATAAATTATTATCTTTGGGAGTAAGTCCTAAAAAAATGAGTTTCGGAAATCCAATAAAAAAAGAAAAAGATATAGCATATGCTTGGGAAGTTGGGATAGAATATTTCTCAGTTGATAGTGAATTAGAAGTAGAAAAAGTTGCTAAAAATGCTCCAGGCTCAAAAGTATATGCAAGAATTGCCACAAGTTCTTCAGATAGTGATTGGCCATTATCTGGGAAATTTGGTACAGATATTGATCATGTTGTTAATATTTTAAGATGGGCAAATAAACATGGTTTAAAACCATTTGGTGTAAGTTTCCATGTTGGTTCACAATCATATAATAAATATAAATGGCAAGAAGCTATTCTTGAAGCAAGTGTTGTTTTTAATAAGTTATTAAGAGAAGGTATAGAATTAAAAATGCTTAATTTAGGTGGCGGAATACCTGTTCAACATACAAAACCTATACCGACTGTTGAGGAAATAGGAAAAGTAGTTGATGATTCTATTAAAGAATACCTATGGAAACACAAGAATTTAATGGTAATTACAGAACCTGGCAGATCCATGGTTGGAGATGCTGGAATAATGGTAACAAAGGTTATCTTAAAAAGTAGAAAAGGTTCTAAAAAATGGATTTATTTAGATGCTGGTGTTTTCCATGGTTTAATGGAAACAATTGAAAATTTCCAATATGAAATTCAAGTTGAAGGTAAAGATTATAGTGAAACTGATGTATATACATTAGCAGGACCTACTTGTGATAGTGTTGATACAATATATGAAGACATTGAATTACCTGCAAATATTGAATATGAGGATATAGTTTATTTCATTAATACTGGAGCATATACTGTAGAATATGCTGCTCATTTTAATGGAATTGAACCTCCAAAGGTTTATACTATCG
This genomic window from Marinitoga litoralis contains:
- the rpe gene encoding ribulose-phosphate 3-epimerase: MEMKIYPSILAADFSKLGDDIRNVENNIDGIHLDVMDGVFVPNISFGTPIIESVRKITDKYLDAHLMIVEPDRYLENFAKMGVNGITVHYEAVTHLNRVVNKIKELGCNAGVSLNPHTPIFLLEEILPFLDRILIMSVNPGFTGQKFIPETLNKIKKLKKIIDEKNLNVVIEVDGGVGIKNIKELYEAGAREFVVGAGIFHQENPSEAAKKLREVVK
- the rdgB gene encoding RdgB/HAM1 family non-canonical purine NTP pyrophosphatase, producing MIIYLATNNKHKLEEVNEIKPNGFQIKGIFEILKNFEVNEDGKTFIENSIKKAIETARVLRSPVIADDSGLEIDILNGFPGVYSARFMENKPYTEKMKFILKKLENVPFEKRTARFVCAATYYNPKNNLLFSVEGEVKGYISYSILGKKGFGYDPIFIPEGETLTFGQLGQDVKNKISHRKRAFNKLFSLLLNIPKLEIIS
- a CDS encoding alpha-amylase family glycosyl hydrolase; its protein translation is MRNLRNVYDYLKSNIDKGKTNYAIPKRWMPNDYEGNVVLKGRTFVVNPYEYFTKIIESIMKNDDKDYSKPLSFTTNEKTTDWLKKSIIYSAHVRMTAAYKHDANAVYFKPDDDLGYRESGTFLKMIALLPYLKQFNIDAIYLLPITKSSNKFKKGEVGSPYAVKSFHHVEDDYHDPLLEGFNSDQEFSAFVEAAHMLGIRVILDFIPRTAARDNNLILEHPDWFYWIDIKELSSYKPPMIESLDFEQPSSDNLPILYSHPEVKKHLKKFRWAPNITDPQKWENFVKENKDNPDFLEEIVKEFKIITVPGFSDWINDPQPTWDDVTFLRLFMSHPLESEKYLENPSEQPPYVLFDVVKSSKFPGKERNEELWDMISNIMPYFQKNYGIDGARLDMGHALPKELEHRIISSAKNYDPSFGIIAEELAMDNHLKAKLSGYDAILGNTWWSEPRHKESWFIKTVRDIMPKLEVPSFATAETPDSPRAVTRDGEELFTKLAAVVNTFMPNGITVINSGSEIFEKQPMNLGLDFEKPEEERYKYLKPTDQFYGKLAFFDYYALHWDVDKHMVNLLKALGKIKKDHVDLITKINNYRYTEHMEKVFSIFYWDGTKGLLIPVNLNFDKAVNFGFDLGYHTWRGNHKISLLLENYRRCDFKWDEGAWLNINLNPGEAKIYLVE
- the ffh gene encoding signal recognition particle protein, which gives rise to MFENLQKKLSSAFKTLKGQGKLSEKNIKDAVKAVKMSLLEADVNYKVVKEFVEKVKEKALGKEVLESLTPDQEFIRIVKNELIELMGGNEKPKLNISKRPGYIMLVGLQGSGKTTHAAKLANYFKKQGKSPLLVAADTYRPAAIDQLVQLGEQIGVPVFTGDKKNAVKIVKEAMEYAEKLLHDIVILDTAGRLHIDEQMMAELEEIKKIAQPEEVLMVVDAMIGQDAVNSAQEFNNRLELDGFIVTKLDGDARGGVIISIRQITQKPIKFVGVGEKVDDLELFYPERYASRILGMGDVLSLIEKVESEIDKDKAEEAANKFLEGKFDFNDFLDQIKQLRKLGPLSKILEMIPGVPKEGIDLNKSEAELKKIEAIINSMTKEERKKPRILNYSRKQRIAKGSGTTLQDINKLIKSYEQMKKMMKQVKKMKNKKSLFGKMPFGM
- the rpsP gene encoding 30S ribosomal protein S16 encodes the protein MVKIRLNRMGRRHRPFYRIVVVDSREKRSGKYIESLGFYDPLKENDTFNVDVEKAVEWILKGAQPTDTARNILSKAGVMKKVHEIKFEKKD
- a CDS encoding KH domain-containing protein, with the protein product MKELLESIIKGIVKNPDKVKISEEKNEDEIIFEIHVDPEDVGQIIGKDGRTIKSINTLLTAAKKNENTKFLLKVIR